One Saccharomyces kudriavzevii IFO 1802 strain IFO1802 genome assembly, chromosome: 7 DNA segment encodes these proteins:
- the NAB2 gene encoding mRNA-binding protein NAB2 (similar to Saccharomyces cerevisiae NAB2 (YGL122C); ancestral locus Anc_6.130), translating into MSQEQYTEHLKVIVAEKLAGIPNFNEDIKYVAEYIVLLIVNGGTVESVVEELATLFDSVSRDTLANVVQTAFFALEALQQGESAENIVSKIRMMNAQTLGQPAVAQQQQQQQQQQQQQQQQQEQQQQQEQQQQLQEEQPLPQAAVQNAMQIDPQADSAPISAFSGVVNAVPPPLFAPVDNSQRFTQRGGGAIGKNRRGGRGGNRGGRNGSSTRFNPLAKALGMAGESNMNFVPIKKEGRCRLFPHCPLGRSCPHAHPTKVCNEYPNCPKPPGTCEFLHPNEDEELMKEMERTREEFQKRKADLLAARRKPVQTGIVLCKFGALCSNPSCPFGHPTPANEDAKVIDLMWCDKNLNCDNGECRKAHSSLSKIKEVKPMSQKKAAPPPVEKSLEQCKFGTHCTNKRCKYRHARSHVMCREGANCTRIDCLFGHPINEDCRFGVDCKNIYCLFKHPPGRVLPERKTATPSLNGPTNERPFALPENANIENAPSQVSFSHQEQDTEMN; encoded by the coding sequence ATGTCTCAAGAACAGTATACAGAACATCTAAAGGTTATTGTCGCCGAAAAGCTGGCCGGCATTCCTAACTTCAACGAAGATATCAAATACGTAGCGGAGTACATTGTTTTGTTGATTGTTAATGGTGGAACCGTTGAATCCGTTGTGGAAGAGCTAGCTACTCTCTTTGACAGTGTCTCCAGAGATACGCTTGCGAATGTTGTCCAAACGGCCTTTTTCGCTCTAGAAGCTCTACAACAGGGAGAAAGTGCTGAAAATATTGTATCCAAGATCAGGATGATGAATGCTCAAACTTTGGGGCAACCTGCCGTTGcacaacaacagcaacaacaacagcaacaacaacagcaacaacaacagcaacaagaacaacaacagcaacaagaacaacagcagcagctgCAGGAGGAGCAACCGCTGCCACAAGCGGCCGTGCAAAATGCAATGCAAATAGACCCTCAAGCAGATTCAGCTCCTATATCAGCTTTCTCTGGTGTCGTGAATGCTGTTCCTCCGCCCCTATTTGCGCCTGTTGACAACAGTCAACGTTTCACCCAACGTGGTGGCGGCGCCATCGGCAAGAATCGTAGAGGTGGTCGCGGTGGGAATCGTGGAGGACGTAACGGTAGTTCAACACGTTTCAACCCATTAGCCAAGGCTCTTGGTATGGCTGGTGAGAGTAATATGAATTTTGTTCCAATTAAAAAAGAGGGACGTTGCAGGTTATTTCCTCACTGTCCTCTAGGTAGGTCATGTCCGCATGCCCATCCAACCAAAGTATGTAACGAATATCCAAACTGCCCGAAACCTCCAGGAACTTGTGAGTTTTTACATCCaaacgaagatgaagaattgatgaaagaaatggaaagaaCCCGTGAAGAATTCCAAAAGAGAAAGGCCGATTTATTGGCTGCAAGAAGGAAACCAGTACAAACCGGCATAGTTTTATGTAAGTTTGGTGCTTTATGTTCTAATCCCTCATGTCCATTTGGTCATCCAACGCCAGCAAATGAAGATGCCAAAGTCATTGACTTAATGTGGTGTGACAAGAATTTAAATTGCGACAACGGTGAATGTAGGAAGGCACACTCATCATTATCCAAGATTAAGGAGGTAAAACCAATGAGTCAGAAGAAAGCAGCTCCACCTCCGGTCGAAAAATCTTTGGAACAATGTAAGTTCGGCACGCATTGTACTAATAAACGTTGTAAATATAGACATGCCCGTTCTCATGTTATGTGTCGTGAAGGTGCGAACTGTACAAGAATCGATTGTCTCTTTGGTCATCCAATTAATGAAGATTGTAGATTTGGTGTAGACTGTAAGAACATTTACTGTTTATTCAAACATCCTCCAGGAAGAGTTCTTCCAGAAAGAAAGACTGCTACACCCAGTCTCAATGGCCCTACCAATGAAAGGCCATTTGCATTGCCGGAAAACGCGAATATTGAGAATGCTCCTTCGCAAGTTAGTTTTTCTCACCAAGAGCAAGACACGGAAATGAATTGA
- the GPG1 gene encoding Gpg1p (similar to Saccharomyces cerevisiae GPG1 (YGL121C); ancestral locus Anc_6.131), giving the protein MLYLSDIEEVPSGNESRYNFSEVLLFSNTQENLITVVGELHILTDRVVRYKAEPESREVTITTLPSLLALLLEKRDQAKRVYRDVLSMKMSELDWDIGELFTQLQEELTRTDDTLSMYPRRRSFH; this is encoded by the coding sequence ATGCTTTATTTAAGTGACATTGAAGAAGTCCCATCTGGGAACGAATCAAGATACAATTTCTCGGAagttttgttgttttctaATACTCAAGAAAACCTCATCACCGTCGTTGGGGAGTTACACATACTTACGGATCGTGTAGTTCGTTACAAAGCTGAGCCTGAATCAAGGGAAGTTACGATAACAACACTGCCATCTTTATTAGCACTTTTACTTGAAAAGAGGGACCAAGCAAAACGCGTGTACAGGGATGtactttcaatgaaaatgtcGGAACTGGACTGGGATATCGGTGAATTGTTCACACAGTTGCAAGAAGAATTGACTAGGACTGATGACACTCTTTCCATGTATCCTAGAAGAAGATCCTTCCATTag
- the PRP43 gene encoding DEAH-box ATP-dependent RNA helicase PRP43 (similar to Saccharomyces cerevisiae PRP43 (YGL120C); ancestral locus Anc_6.132) — MGSKRRFSSEHPDPVETSIPEVAAEIAEELSKQHPPPSEEPLVHHDAGEFKGLQRHRTTAEQAQRLEDGRVNPFTGREFTPKYVDIMKIRRELPVHAQRDEFLKLYQNNQIMVFVGETGSGKTTQIPQFVLFDEMPHLENTQVACTQPRRVAAMSVAQRVAEEMDVKLGEEVGYSIRFENKTSNKTILKYMTDGMLLREAMDDHDLSRYSCIILDEAHERTLATDILMGLLKQVIKRRPDLKIIIMSATLDAEKFQRYFNDAPLLAVPGRTYPVELYYTPEFQRDYLDSAIRTVLQIHATEEAGDILLFLTGEDEIEDAVRKISLEGDQLVREEGCGPVAVYPLYGSLPPHQQQRIFEPAPESHNGRPGRKIVISTNIAETSLTIDGIVYVVDPGFSKQKVYNPRIRVESLLVSPISKASAQQRAGRAGRTRPGKCFRLYTEEAFQKELIEQSYPEILRSNLSSTVLELKKLGIDDLVHFDFMDPPAPETMMRALEELNYLACLDDEGNLTPLGRLASQFPLDPMLAVMLIGSFEFQCSQEILTIVAMLSVPNVFIRPTKDKKRADDAKNIFAHPDGDHITLLNVYHGFKSDEAYQYGIHKWCRDHYLNYRSLSAADSIRSQLERLMNRYNLELNTTDYESPKYFDNIRKALASGFFMQVAKKRSGAKGYITVKDNQDVLIHPSTVLGHDAEWIIYNEFVLTSKNYIRTVTSVRPEWLIEIAPAYYDLNNFQKGDVKLSLERIKEKVDRLSELKQDKTKKKSKHSKK; from the coding sequence ATGGGTTcgaaaagaagattctCGTCAGAGCATCCAGATCCGGTTGAAACTTCTATTCCTGAAGTGGCTGCTGAGATTGCGGAGGAATTATCAAAACAGCATCCTCCCCCATCTGAAGAGCCACTAGTGCATCATGATGCAGGTGAATTCAAGGGTTTACAGCGTCATCGTACTACAGCAGAACAAGCCCAAAGACTTGAAGATGGGAGGGTGAATCCATTCACTGGTAGAGAGTTTACACCAAAATATGTCGACATTATGAAGATTAGAAGAGAATTGCCGGTACATGCCCAAAGAGATGAGTTTTTGAAACTCTATCAAAACAATCAAATCATGGTTTTCGTTGGTGAAACCGGTTCCGGTAAGACGACGCAAATTCCTCAATTCGTGTTATTCGATGAAATGCCACATTTGGAAAACACCCAAGTTGCATGTACACAGCCTCGTCGTGTTGCTGCAATGTCTGTTGCGCAAAGAGTCGCCGAAGAGATGGATGTGAAATTGGGTGAAGAAGTCGGTTACTCCATTAGATTCGAAAATAAAACCTCTAACAAGACCATATTGAAATACATGACTGATGGTATGTTGTTGAGGGAGGCAATGGATGACCATGATTTGTCGCGTTACTCATGCATCATTTTAGATGAAGCGCATGAGCGTACCCTGGCTACTGATATATTGATGGGTCTTTTGAAGCAAGTGATCAAGAGAAGACCTGActtgaaaatcatcatcatgtCCGCTACTTTGGATGCGGAAAAATTTCAACGTTACTTCAACGATGCTCCATTACTTGCCGTCCCAGGTAGAACATATCCAGTTGAGCTATATTATACACCGGAATTCCAAAGAGATTATCTAGATTCTGCCATTCGTACTGTTTTACAAATTCATGCTACTGAAGAGGCTGGGGACatcttgttgtttttaaccggtgaagatgaaatcGAAGATGCAGTgagaaaaatttccttAGAAGGTGACCAGCTGGTTAGAGAAGAAGGATGCGGGCCAGTAGCTGTATACCCCCTATATGGTTCATTACCACCACATCAACAGCAGAGAATCTTTGAACCTGCTCCGGAATCACATAATGGCAGACCAGGCagaaaaattgttattTCCACTAACATTGCTGAAACATCGTTGACTATTGATGGTATTGTTTATGTTGTGGACCCAggattttcaaaacaaaaggTCTACAATCCAAGAATCAGAGTCGAGTCTTTATTGGTTTCTCCCATCTCCAAGGCCTCCGCTCAACAAAGAGCTGGCCGTGCTGGTCGTACGAGACCTGGTAAATGTTTTAGATTATACACTGAGGAGGCATTCCAGAAGGAACTGATAGAACAAAGTTATCCGGAAATCTTACGTTCCAATCTATCTTCCACTGTTTTagaactaaaaaaattaggCATTGACGACCTGGTGCATTTCGACTTTATGGATCCGCCCGCTCCGGAAACAATGATGAGAGCTCTTGAAGAGTTGAACTACTTGGCATGTTTAGACGATGAAGGCAACTTGACACCCCTCGGTAGGTTGGCGTCCCAATTTCCTTTGGATCCAATGTTGGCTGTGATGTTGATTGGTTCTTTCGAATTCCAATGTTCCCAAGAAATACTAACCATAGTAGCCATGCTATCTGTGCCAAATGTGTTTATTCGTCCAACAAAGGACAAGAAACGCGCAGACGATGCAAAGAATATCTTTGCTCATCCAGATGGTGATCATATCACTTTGCTAAACGTATATCATGGGTTCAAGTCTGATGAGGCTTACCAGTACGGAATTCATAAATGGTGTCGCGATCACTATTTGAATTACAGATCGCTCTCCGCTGCTGATAGTATCCGTTCTCAATTAGAAAGATTAATGAACCGTTACAACCTAGAACTAAACACTACAGATTACGAAAGCCCTAAATACTTCGATAACATTAGAAAGGCTCTTGCCTCGGGGTTCTTTATGCAGGtagcaaagaaaagatctgGCGCTAAGGGATACATAACGGTGAAAGATAATCAAGATGTTCTAATCCACCCTAGCACGGTTCTTGGCCATGACGCAGAATGGATCATTTACAATGAATTTGTACTCACATCGAAGAACTACATAAGAACCGTCACATCTGTTAGGCCCGAATGGCTGATTGAAATAGCACCTGCATACTACGACTTGAacaatttccaaaaaggCGATGTCAAATTGTCTTTAGAAAGaatcaaggaaaaagtgGATAGATTGAGCGAGTTGAAGCAAGACAAAActaaaaagaagagcaaGCACTCCAAGAAATAG